A region of Paractinoplanes abujensis DNA encodes the following proteins:
- a CDS encoding ABC transporter permease: MSLGPEASVTDEKTTPTADAADRPGEKAIAGRSLKQIAWRRLKKDKVAIAGACVVIFLIVVAILAPLLIKLLGHPTDEYHNDALDLELGTGLPKGALGGISWEYLLGVEPETGRDIFSRIIYGAQTTLTVAFLSAFLSTLLGTIFGLAAGFLGGWVDSVISRIMDFLLAFPQLLFAIALLSVLPDEFFGLGPRWSRVGVLIGVIGFFGWPYIGRIVRGQTLSLREREFVEASRSLGARSGRILFRELLPNLAAPILVYTTLIIPTNILTEAALSFLGVGIPPPNPSWGGMLSNAVQFYRIDPMYMIIPGSVIFITVLAFNLFGDGLRDALDPKAR; this comes from the coding sequence ATGTCGCTTGGCCCAGAGGCGTCGGTCACCGACGAGAAGACCACGCCTACCGCCGACGCGGCTGACCGCCCTGGCGAGAAGGCGATCGCCGGACGATCGCTCAAGCAGATCGCGTGGCGTCGCCTGAAGAAGGACAAGGTGGCGATCGCCGGTGCGTGCGTCGTCATCTTCCTCATCGTCGTGGCGATCCTGGCCCCGTTGCTGATCAAGTTGCTCGGTCACCCGACCGACGAGTACCACAACGATGCGCTCGACCTCGAGCTCGGCACCGGCCTGCCCAAGGGCGCGCTGGGCGGCATCAGCTGGGAATACCTCCTCGGTGTGGAGCCGGAGACCGGCCGTGACATCTTCAGCCGGATCATCTACGGCGCGCAGACCACGCTGACGGTCGCATTCCTGTCGGCCTTCCTGTCGACGCTCCTCGGCACGATCTTCGGTCTGGCCGCCGGCTTCCTGGGCGGCTGGGTCGACTCGGTGATCAGCCGGATCATGGACTTCCTGCTGGCCTTCCCGCAGCTGCTGTTCGCGATCGCGCTGCTGTCGGTGCTGCCTGACGAGTTCTTCGGGCTCGGTCCCCGCTGGTCGCGGGTGGGCGTGCTGATCGGCGTCATCGGCTTCTTCGGCTGGCCCTACATCGGCCGTATCGTCCGCGGGCAGACGCTGTCGCTGCGAGAACGCGAGTTCGTCGAGGCCTCACGCAGTCTGGGCGCCCGCTCGGGCCGCATCCTGTTCCGCGAGCTGCTGCCCAACCTGGCCGCGCCGATCCTCGTCTACACGACGCTGATCATCCCGACCAACATCCTGACCGAGGCCGCCTTGAGCTTCCTCGGCGTCGGTATCCCGCCACCGAACCCGTCCTGGGGTGGCATGTTGTCGAACGCGGTGCAGTTCTATCGCATCGATCCGATGTACATGATCATTCCAGGCTCCGTGATCTTCATTACCGTGCTCGCCTTCAACCTGTTCGGTGACGGCTTGCGCGACGCGCTCGACCCCAAGGCTCGCTGA
- a CDS encoding ABC transporter substrate-binding protein: MARKTRVLAASGVALALGLTTAACGGGSDDDSNNGGTASNGKSEFGAAITSVVNPSTAKGGTLNLWSSQDADSWDPARGYYAFVWNLNRLYTRKLVDYAAAPGKDGLKVVPDLAEAEPTISADKLTYTFKLRSGLKWDDGAPITSKDVKYGIERVWATDVISGGPYYLPNVLDQGQNYKGPYKDTAPDKLGLKSVTTPDDSTIIFKLAKPYSDFLYLLAMPGSGPVPQKRDTGAQYGSKPAASGPYMFKSIAPGKSVAWVRNPNWDPASDPIRKALPDAINLTITTNADDLDNRLLAGTADLDVGQTGVQAAARTKLLTDNNLKANADAPNTGFLRFADMTPVAPLNNIECRKAVIYAADPTSIQTARGGPFAGGDIGTSILPPNIAGSDTNYDPYNRKQGKPQLDKAKEALTKCGQPNGFNVKIAARNNRAAEVKTAEALQASLKAAGINATIDQYDGAQDSAIGGSPEIVKQRGYGIIITGWGADYPSGAGYMQPLADSRFITKNGNFNRSEIKDPAIDKLFDDAAAETDPAKAAEIYKQINQKVMEGAYVLPFVVDKALNYRNPRLTNAYVHESFGMLDFQALGVSDGK; this comes from the coding sequence GTGGCACGCAAGACAAGGGTGCTGGCGGCGTCAGGCGTCGCCCTCGCACTCGGGCTGACCACCGCCGCGTGCGGTGGCGGCTCGGATGACGACAGCAACAACGGCGGCACGGCCTCCAACGGCAAGTCGGAGTTCGGCGCCGCCATCACCAGCGTGGTCAACCCGAGCACCGCCAAGGGCGGCACGCTGAACCTGTGGTCGTCGCAGGACGCGGACAGCTGGGACCCGGCGCGTGGCTACTACGCCTTCGTCTGGAACCTGAACCGTCTCTACACCCGCAAGCTGGTGGACTACGCCGCCGCGCCCGGCAAGGACGGCCTGAAGGTCGTGCCCGACCTGGCCGAGGCCGAGCCGACGATCAGCGCGGACAAGCTGACCTACACCTTCAAGCTGCGCAGCGGCCTGAAGTGGGACGACGGCGCGCCGATCACGTCCAAGGACGTCAAGTACGGCATCGAGCGCGTGTGGGCGACCGACGTGATCTCCGGCGGCCCCTACTACCTGCCGAACGTGCTCGACCAGGGCCAGAACTACAAGGGCCCGTACAAGGACACCGCGCCCGACAAGCTGGGCCTGAAGTCGGTCACCACCCCGGACGACTCGACGATCATCTTCAAGCTGGCCAAGCCGTACTCGGACTTCCTGTACCTGCTGGCCATGCCCGGCTCCGGCCCGGTACCGCAGAAGCGTGACACCGGCGCCCAGTACGGCTCGAAGCCCGCGGCCTCCGGCCCGTACATGTTCAAGTCGATCGCCCCCGGCAAGAGCGTGGCGTGGGTCCGGAACCCCAACTGGGACCCGGCCAGCGACCCGATCCGCAAGGCGCTGCCCGACGCGATCAACCTGACGATCACCACCAACGCCGACGACCTGGACAACCGTCTGCTGGCCGGCACGGCGGACCTCGACGTCGGCCAGACCGGCGTGCAGGCCGCGGCCCGCACCAAGCTGCTCACCGACAACAACCTGAAGGCGAACGCCGACGCCCCCAACACGGGCTTCCTCCGCTTCGCCGACATGACGCCGGTCGCGCCGCTGAACAACATCGAGTGCCGCAAGGCGGTCATCTACGCCGCCGACCCGACCTCGATCCAGACCGCTCGTGGTGGCCCGTTCGCGGGTGGCGACATCGGCACCAGCATCCTCCCGCCGAACATCGCCGGCTCGGACACGAACTACGACCCGTACAACCGCAAGCAGGGCAAGCCGCAGCTGGACAAGGCCAAGGAGGCCCTGACCAAGTGTGGCCAGCCGAACGGCTTCAACGTGAAGATCGCCGCCCGTAACAACCGGGCCGCCGAGGTCAAGACCGCCGAGGCGCTGCAGGCGTCGCTGAAGGCGGCCGGCATCAACGCGACGATCGACCAGTACGACGGTGCGCAGGACTCGGCCATCGGTGGTTCGCCGGAGATCGTGAAGCAGCGCGGCTACGGCATCATCATCACCGGTTGGGGTGCGGACTACCCGAGTGGCGCCGGCTACATGCAGCCGCTGGCCGACAGCCGGTTCATCACGAAGAACGGTAACTTCAACCGTTCGGAGATCAAGGACCCGGCGATCGACAAGCTGTTCGACGACGCCGCCGCCGAGACCGACCCGGCCAAGGCCGCCGAGATCTACAAGCAGATCAACCAGAAGGTCATGGAGGGCGCGTACGTGCTGCCGTTCGTGGTCGACAAGGCGCTCAACTACCGCAACCCGCGGCTGACGAACGCGTACGTGCACGAGTCCTTCGGCATGCTGGACTTCCAGGCGCTCGGCGTCAGCGACGGTAAGTGA
- a CDS encoding ABC transporter permease codes for MLSYIVRRLFNAIITLLVVTAVTFGIFFAIPKAIGTDPALLYIGKQSDPAAIEGIRQKMGFDDPIYVQYGTFLKGIVAGREYANGPDVTECPAPCLGYSFSTDQEVTPLLLEDIPVTLSLALGAAVLWLIIGISFGVLSALRRGSIVDRAAMTTALAGVSLPVYFTGLISSAIFVYALGWLPESNYKPLTEDPGQWFTSLILPWITLAFLFAATYARLTRANMLETLGEDYVRTARAKGLTERVVIGKHALRSGLTPIVTIFGLDLGALLGGAVLTENVFNLRGLGYQALNAIRQNDLPVILGVTLIAAFFIVFANLIVDLVYGWIDPRVRLA; via the coding sequence GTGCTGTCATACATCGTCCGTCGCCTGTTCAACGCGATCATCACGCTGCTGGTGGTGACTGCGGTCACGTTCGGCATCTTCTTCGCCATTCCGAAGGCGATCGGCACCGACCCGGCGCTGCTCTACATCGGTAAGCAGTCGGACCCCGCGGCCATCGAGGGCATCCGGCAGAAGATGGGGTTCGACGACCCCATCTATGTGCAGTACGGCACCTTCCTCAAGGGCATCGTGGCCGGGCGCGAGTACGCCAACGGTCCCGACGTCACCGAGTGCCCGGCGCCCTGCCTGGGCTACTCGTTCTCGACCGACCAGGAAGTCACCCCGCTGCTGCTGGAGGACATCCCGGTCACGCTGTCGCTGGCGCTCGGCGCGGCGGTGCTGTGGCTGATCATCGGCATCTCGTTCGGTGTGCTCTCGGCGCTCCGAAGAGGCTCCATCGTCGACCGGGCCGCGATGACCACGGCCCTGGCCGGCGTCTCGCTACCGGTCTACTTCACCGGCCTGATCTCCTCCGCGATCTTCGTGTACGCGCTGGGGTGGCTGCCCGAAAGCAACTACAAACCGCTGACCGAGGATCCGGGCCAATGGTTCACCAGCCTGATCCTGCCCTGGATTACCCTGGCGTTCCTGTTCGCGGCCACGTACGCCCGCCTCACCCGGGCCAACATGCTCGAGACGCTGGGCGAGGACTACGTGCGGACCGCGCGGGCCAAGGGCCTCACCGAGCGGGTGGTCATCGGTAAGCACGCCCTGCGTTCCGGCCTGACCCCGATCGTCACGATCTTCGGTCTGGACCTGGGCGCGCTGCTGGGCGGCGCCGTTCTCACCGAGAACGTCTTCAATCTGCGCGGCCTCGGCTATCAGGCGCTCAACGCGATCCGGCAGAACGACCTGCCCGTGATCCTGGGCGTGACGCTGATCGCCGCGTTCTTCATCGTCTTCGCGAACCTCATCGTCGACCTGGTCTACGGCTGGATCGACCCGCGCGTGCGGCTGGCCTGA
- a CDS encoding ABC transporter ATP-binding protein produces MSIGATNPRPFLEIKDLSVRFETDDGIVQAVSGSTFSLEAGKTLGIVGESGSGKSVTSLAILGLHRTRSNAKVGGEIWLEDQELVTATDEDVRKLRGGKMAMIFQDPLSAMHPYFTVGSQIVEAYRVHHPGVNKKVARERAIDMLARVGIPQPEKRFNDYGHQFSGGMRQRAMIAMALVNDPKLLIADEPTTALDVTVQAQILDLIRDLQEEFHSAVIMITHDLGVVAELADDVLVMYGGKVIEKGAALEVFQNPQHPYTWGLLGSMPRLDREVRDRLTPVKGSPPSLINLPDGCAFHPRCPYAGRNGNRSFTEVPELRGDAHKVACHLPSEDRTKIFQEEVLPNL; encoded by the coding sequence GTGTCCATCGGCGCCACCAACCCCCGCCCCTTCCTCGAGATCAAAGATCTCAGCGTCCGGTTCGAGACCGACGACGGCATCGTCCAGGCCGTCTCCGGCTCGACGTTCAGCCTCGAGGCCGGCAAGACCCTGGGCATCGTCGGCGAGTCCGGCTCGGGCAAGAGCGTCACGTCGCTCGCCATCCTCGGCCTGCACCGCACCCGCAGCAATGCGAAGGTCGGCGGCGAGATCTGGCTCGAGGACCAGGAACTGGTCACCGCCACCGACGAGGACGTCCGCAAGCTGCGCGGCGGCAAAATGGCGATGATCTTCCAGGATCCGCTGAGCGCGATGCACCCGTACTTCACGGTCGGTTCGCAGATCGTCGAGGCGTACCGGGTGCACCACCCCGGCGTGAACAAGAAGGTCGCCCGCGAGCGCGCCATCGACATGCTGGCCCGGGTCGGCATCCCGCAGCCCGAGAAGCGGTTCAACGACTACGGCCACCAGTTCTCGGGCGGCATGCGGCAGCGCGCGATGATCGCGATGGCGCTGGTCAACGACCCCAAGCTGCTGATCGCCGACGAGCCCACCACGGCCCTCGACGTGACAGTGCAGGCGCAGATCCTCGACCTGATCCGCGACCTGCAGGAGGAGTTCCACTCCGCGGTCATCATGATCACGCACGACCTCGGCGTGGTGGCCGAGCTGGCCGACGACGTCCTGGTGATGTACGGCGGCAAGGTGATCGAGAAGGGCGCCGCGCTCGAGGTCTTCCAAAACCCGCAGCACCCGTACACCTGGGGTCTGCTCGGCTCGATGCCGCGTCTCGACCGTGAGGTGCGCGACCGGCTCACCCCGGTCAAGGGCTCGCCGCCCAGCCTGATCAACCTGCCCGACGGCTGCGCCTTCCACCCCCGCTGCCCGTACGCGGGACGCAACGGCAACCGGTCGTTCACCGAGGTGCCCGAGTTGCGCGGCGACGCGCACAAGGTCGCCTGCCACCTGCCCTCGGAGGATCGCACCAAGATCTTCCAGGAGGAAGTGCTCCCGAACCTGTGA
- a CDS encoding ABC transporter ATP-binding protein, which translates to MSENLLEVSGLEKHFPITKGLLKRQVGAVRAVDGIDLQVRSGETLGLVGESGCGKSTTGRLFTRILEPTGGKVVFEGEDISHKNVSQLRPLRRDVQMIFQDPYSSLNPRHTVGAIISAPLQIQNIPTPQGLKKAVQELLELVGLNPEHYNRYPHEFSGGQRQRIGIARALALRPKLIVADEPVSALDVSIQAQVVNLLDDLQREFDLTYVFIAHDLSVVRHISDRVAVMYLGKVVEIAERDELYKNPRHPYTVALMSAVPVPDPARRDRAQRDRVLLTGDVPSPINPPSGCRFRTRCWKAQDICATEEPPLTVRLEDPQSHLTACHFPVVDDETVAGRRPAATPA; encoded by the coding sequence ATGAGCGAGAACCTGCTCGAGGTCTCCGGCCTGGAGAAGCACTTCCCGATCACCAAGGGCCTGCTCAAGCGGCAGGTCGGGGCCGTCCGCGCGGTCGACGGCATCGACCTGCAGGTGCGGTCGGGCGAGACGCTGGGCCTGGTCGGCGAGTCCGGCTGCGGCAAGTCGACCACCGGGCGCCTGTTCACGCGGATCCTGGAACCGACCGGCGGCAAGGTCGTTTTCGAGGGCGAGGACATCTCGCACAAGAACGTCAGCCAGCTCCGGCCGCTGCGCCGCGACGTGCAGATGATCTTCCAGGACCCGTACTCGTCGCTCAATCCGCGGCACACGGTGGGCGCCATCATCTCGGCGCCGCTGCAGATCCAGAACATCCCGACCCCGCAGGGCCTCAAGAAGGCCGTGCAGGAGCTGCTGGAGCTGGTCGGCCTCAACCCGGAGCACTACAACCGCTACCCGCACGAGTTCTCCGGCGGTCAGCGGCAGCGCATCGGCATCGCGCGGGCACTAGCCCTGCGGCCCAAGCTGATCGTGGCCGACGAGCCGGTGTCCGCGCTCGACGTGTCGATCCAGGCCCAGGTGGTCAACCTGCTCGACGACCTGCAGCGCGAGTTCGACCTGACGTACGTGTTCATCGCACACGACCTGTCGGTGGTGCGGCACATCTCGGACCGGGTCGCCGTGATGTATCTGGGCAAGGTCGTAGAGATCGCCGAGCGCGACGAGCTCTACAAGAACCCGCGCCACCCGTACACCGTGGCCCTGATGTCCGCGGTGCCCGTGCCCGACCCGGCTCGCCGTGACCGCGCCCAGCGCGACCGCGTGCTGCTGACCGGTGACGTGCCCAGCCCGATCAACCCGCCGTCCGGCTGCCGGTTCCGCACCCGCTGCTGGAAGGCGCAGGACATCTGCGCCACCGAGGAGCCGCCGCTGACCGTCCGGCTCGAGGACCCGCAGTCGCACCTGACCGCGTGTCACTTCCCGGTCGTCGACGACGAGACGGTGGCCGGACGCCGGCCCGCGGCCACGCCCGCCTGA
- a CDS encoding calcium-binding protein: MNKRKTALRTGAAAIGAAAVAGAAWIALPAEAATTGIVQVVGGNIVTYTAATGKANTVVLTRSGNRVTVDDVFGIKAGTGCSAVSGDVTKINCALAVAPVWVRVDLGDGNDTLINNSGLGMTARGRAGNDKITGGPLKDDVYGGDGVDTISGLGGGDTLRGEGGSDTISGGDGDDFLFGGAAGDRLLGGAGDDGLWGDAGNDVVDGGAGDDVLLEGVDTTGADADSLTGGAGEQDILTYSERTKPVSADADGVAGDDGRTGEKDTVSGTIEVIIGGNAGDRLLGTAREDMLIGGPGNDALAAGDADDILAGEEGTDLFNGANGDDFCADPVAGETVLNCERIGTGPVAAARAKAAQTELDKVKQLVERASRVS, from the coding sequence GTGAACAAGCGCAAGACCGCCCTCCGCACGGGGGCCGCCGCGATCGGCGCCGCAGCCGTCGCGGGCGCCGCCTGGATCGCGCTCCCGGCCGAGGCCGCCACGACCGGCATCGTCCAGGTCGTCGGGGGCAACATCGTCACCTACACCGCCGCCACCGGCAAGGCCAACACCGTCGTGCTGACCCGCTCGGGCAACCGGGTGACCGTCGACGACGTCTTCGGCATCAAGGCCGGCACGGGCTGCTCCGCGGTCAGCGGTGACGTCACCAAAATCAACTGCGCTCTCGCGGTCGCCCCCGTCTGGGTGCGCGTCGACCTCGGCGACGGCAACGACACCCTGATCAACAACTCCGGCCTGGGCATGACCGCCCGGGGCCGGGCCGGCAACGACAAGATCACCGGTGGTCCGCTCAAGGACGACGTCTACGGCGGCGACGGCGTCGACACCATCTCGGGCCTCGGCGGCGGCGACACGCTCCGCGGCGAGGGTGGCAGCGACACCATCTCCGGTGGCGACGGCGACGACTTCCTGTTCGGCGGCGCCGCCGGTGACCGCCTGCTCGGCGGGGCCGGGGATGACGGCCTGTGGGGCGACGCCGGCAACGACGTCGTGGACGGCGGCGCCGGCGATGACGTGCTGCTGGAGGGCGTGGACACCACCGGCGCGGACGCCGACTCGCTCACCGGCGGCGCCGGCGAGCAGGACATCCTCACCTACAGCGAGCGCACCAAGCCGGTCAGCGCGGACGCCGACGGGGTGGCCGGTGACGACGGCCGCACCGGCGAGAAAGACACCGTCAGCGGCACGATCGAGGTCATCATCGGCGGCAACGCAGGCGACCGCCTGCTCGGCACCGCGCGCGAGGACATGCTGATCGGCGGCCCGGGTAACGACGCGCTCGCGGCCGGCGACGCCGATGACATCCTGGCCGGCGAGGAGGGCACCGACCTGTTCAACGGGGCCAACGGCGACGACTTCTGCGCCGACCCGGTGGCCGGCGAGACCGTGCTCAACTGCGAGCGCATCGGCACGGGCCCCGTCGCGGCCGCCCGGGCCAAGGCCGCGCAGACCGAGCTCGACAAGGTCAAGCAGCTGGTCGAGCGGGCCTCCCGCGTTTCCTGA
- a CDS encoding calcium-binding protein: MNKIKIAVRAGTGLLGAAAVAGIAWIAIPAEAATTGVVAKTSGNVVVYTAAAGKANTVVLTRNGATITVDDVHGLKAGSGCAAVKGDTTKVTCAGAGWIRADLGDGNDTLTNNSGLGMTAWGRAGNDMITGGPLKDDVHGGAGNDAIWGLGGNDILRGEAGTDAVSGGDGIDWLSDGTGNDKVFGGAGDDTIVNDQGNDIVDAGAGNDLMTPSGDFAAGTDRDSFIGGPGIDLVDYFKRAKAVTADADGAAGDDGSTGEGDTISGTVEGIGGGKGNDRLLGTSRDEGFFGGPGNDQIAAGAGDDYLEGEDGRDSLNGAGGVDACVPEASDTLLNCEDTGLSATSTKAAFVAILKDMRA; encoded by the coding sequence GTGAATAAGATCAAGATCGCTGTCCGGGCCGGCACGGGCCTGCTCGGCGCTGCCGCCGTGGCCGGAATCGCCTGGATCGCGATCCCGGCCGAGGCCGCCACCACCGGGGTCGTCGCCAAGACGAGCGGCAACGTGGTCGTCTACACCGCCGCGGCGGGCAAGGCCAACACCGTCGTGCTCACCCGCAACGGCGCCACGATCACCGTCGACGACGTGCACGGGCTCAAGGCGGGCTCCGGCTGCGCTGCCGTCAAGGGCGACACCACCAAGGTCACGTGTGCCGGCGCGGGATGGATCCGGGCCGATCTCGGCGACGGCAACGACACCCTGACCAACAACTCCGGCCTCGGCATGACCGCCTGGGGCCGCGCCGGCAACGACATGATCACCGGCGGTCCGCTCAAGGACGACGTCCACGGGGGTGCCGGCAACGACGCGATCTGGGGTCTCGGCGGCAACGACATCCTGCGGGGTGAGGCCGGTACCGACGCTGTCTCCGGAGGCGACGGCATCGACTGGCTTTCCGACGGCACGGGCAACGACAAGGTGTTCGGCGGGGCGGGCGACGACACGATCGTCAACGACCAGGGCAACGACATCGTCGACGCCGGCGCCGGCAACGACCTGATGACCCCGTCGGGCGACTTCGCCGCGGGCACCGACCGGGACTCGTTCATCGGCGGCCCCGGCATCGACCTGGTCGACTACTTCAAGCGGGCCAAGGCCGTCACGGCCGACGCCGACGGTGCGGCCGGCGACGACGGCTCGACCGGCGAGGGCGACACCATCAGCGGCACAGTCGAGGGCATCGGCGGCGGCAAGGGCAACGACCGCCTCCTCGGCACATCACGCGACGAGGGGTTCTTCGGCGGCCCGGGCAACGACCAGATCGCGGCCGGGGCCGGCGACGACTACCTCGAAGGCGAGGACGGTCGTGACTCCCTCAACGGCGCGGGCGGCGTCGACGCATGCGTGCCGGAAGCGAGCGACACCCTCCTCAACTGCGAGGACACCGGACTGTCGGCCACATCCACGAAGGCGGCATTCGTCGCCATCCTGAAGGACATGCGCGCCTGA
- a CDS encoding HNH endonuclease family protein — protein sequence MHLRTPLVLAAALLALAGCEGVSLEPVPTDTRSTKDASASQTELDGLKVVTRAGSMSGYKRDLFPHWLSTGENCDVRDTVLKRDGKNVKTSGCNVVAGTWTSFYDGKVLNAPDKVDIDHMVPLANAWRSGASKWTTAKREKFANDLDDPQLIAVSAAANRSKGDQDPSTWKPTETSSWCEYAQDWITVKAKWKLTVTTKEKKALEDMLGSC from the coding sequence GTGCACCTACGTACCCCTCTGGTTCTCGCCGCCGCCCTGCTCGCCCTCGCCGGTTGTGAGGGCGTCTCCCTCGAGCCCGTGCCCACCGACACCCGTTCGACCAAGGACGCCAGCGCCTCGCAGACCGAGCTCGACGGCCTCAAGGTCGTGACCCGCGCCGGGTCGATGAGCGGCTACAAGCGCGACCTGTTCCCGCACTGGCTCAGCACCGGTGAGAACTGCGACGTGCGTGACACCGTGCTCAAGCGGGACGGCAAGAACGTCAAGACCTCCGGCTGCAACGTCGTCGCCGGCACCTGGACCAGCTTCTACGACGGCAAGGTGCTCAACGCCCCCGACAAGGTCGACATCGACCACATGGTGCCGCTGGCCAACGCCTGGCGTTCGGGCGCCTCGAAGTGGACGACGGCCAAGCGGGAGAAGTTCGCCAACGACCTCGACGACCCGCAGCTGATCGCGGTGTCGGCCGCCGCCAACCGCTCCAAGGGCGACCAGGACCCGTCGACCTGGAAACCGACCGAAACCAGCAGTTGGTGCGAATATGCGCAAGACTGGATCACGGTGAAGGCCAAGTGGAAGCTGACGGTCACCACCAAGGAGAAGAAGGCGCTCGAGGACATGCTGGGGAGTTGTTGA
- the leuA gene encoding 2-isopropylmalate synthase, whose product MSSSAFDTQRSSKMPFERYTPYEKQFAIDLPERQWPARHVAAAPRWCAVDLRDGNQALIDPMSPERKRRMFMLLVQMGYKEIEVGFPAASQTDYDFVRQLIEQDLIPDDVTIQVLVQCREHLIDRTFESIRGAKRAIVHFYNSTSTLQRRVVFGLDKDGITDIATTGARLCQKYAEIHTPDTEIFYEYSPESYTGTELEYALEICSAVIDVIDPTPDRPLIINLPATVEMATPNVYADSIEWMHRHLPRRESIVLSLHPHNDRGTAVAAAELGLLAGADRIEGCLFGNGERTGNVDLVTLGLNLFSQGIDPMIDFSDIDEIKRAVEYCNQLPVHERHPYVGDLVYTAFSGSHQDAIKKGFAALQADADAAGVDIDKFTWGVPYLPIDPKDLGRSYEAVIRVNSQSGKGGVAYIMKEEHKLDMPRRLQIEFSGVVQHHTDEEGGEVSPQEMWDIFAGEYLVDHQTAKAFTIETYTTSIRDGKVEIDVEIFHRGQRRPLVGVGNGPIDAFVQAIEPLGIKARVLDYNEHALTSGGDAQAAAYVEVEVGDRTVWGVGIDENIVSASIKAVTSAVNRAR is encoded by the coding sequence ATGTCCTCTTCGGCTTTCGACACGCAGCGCTCCAGCAAAATGCCGTTCGAGCGCTACACCCCGTACGAGAAGCAGTTCGCCATTGATCTGCCCGAGCGGCAATGGCCCGCGCGGCACGTCGCGGCGGCGCCCCGCTGGTGCGCGGTCGACCTGCGCGACGGCAACCAGGCCCTGATCGACCCGATGTCGCCCGAGCGCAAGCGGCGCATGTTCATGCTGCTGGTTCAGATGGGCTACAAGGAGATCGAGGTCGGCTTCCCCGCGGCCAGTCAGACCGACTACGACTTCGTCCGTCAGCTGATCGAGCAGGATCTGATCCCCGACGACGTCACCATCCAGGTGCTGGTGCAGTGCCGGGAACACCTGATCGACCGCACGTTCGAGTCGATCCGCGGCGCCAAGCGCGCGATCGTGCACTTCTACAACTCGACGTCCACACTGCAGCGCCGGGTGGTCTTCGGCCTCGACAAGGACGGCATCACCGACATCGCCACCACCGGGGCCCGGCTCTGCCAGAAGTACGCCGAGATCCACACCCCGGACACTGAGATCTTCTACGAGTACTCGCCCGAGTCCTACACGGGCACCGAGCTCGAGTACGCCCTGGAGATCTGCTCCGCCGTGATCGACGTCATCGACCCGACGCCGGACCGGCCGCTGATCATCAACCTGCCCGCCACCGTCGAGATGGCCACGCCCAACGTGTACGCCGACTCGATCGAGTGGATGCACCGGCACCTCCCCCGGCGCGAGTCGATCGTGCTGTCGCTGCACCCGCACAACGACCGCGGCACCGCGGTGGCCGCCGCCGAGCTGGGACTGCTGGCCGGGGCCGACCGCATCGAGGGCTGCCTGTTCGGCAACGGTGAGCGCACCGGCAACGTCGACCTGGTCACGCTGGGCCTCAACCTGTTCTCCCAGGGCATCGACCCGATGATCGACTTCTCCGACATCGACGAGATCAAGCGCGCCGTCGAGTACTGCAACCAGTTGCCCGTGCACGAGCGCCACCCGTACGTGGGTGACCTGGTCTACACCGCCTTCTCGGGCTCGCACCAGGACGCGATCAAGAAGGGGTTCGCGGCTCTGCAGGCCGACGCGGACGCGGCCGGGGTCGACATCGACAAGTTCACCTGGGGCGTGCCCTACCTGCCGATCGACCCCAAGGACCTGGGCCGCAGCTATGAGGCCGTGATCCGGGTCAACTCGCAGTCCGGCAAGGGCGGCGTGGCGTACATCATGAAGGAAGAGCACAAGCTGGACATGCCGCGGCGTCTCCAGATCGAGTTCTCCGGCGTCGTGCAGCACCACACCGATGAGGAGGGCGGCGAGGTCAGCCCGCAGGAGATGTGGGACATCTTCGCCGGTGAATACCTGGTCGACCACCAGACGGCCAAGGCCTTCACGATCGAGACCTACACGACCTCGATCCGCGACGGCAAGGTCGAGATCGACGTGGAGATCTTCCACCGTGGACAGCGGCGGCCGCTGGTCGGCGTGGGCAACGGCCCGATCGACGCGTTCGTGCAGGCCATCGAGCCACTGGGGATCAAGGCGCGGGTGCTCGACTACAACGAGCACGCGCTCACGTCGGGCGGCGACGCCCAGGCCGCGGCGTACGTCGAGGTCGAGGTCGGCGACCGTACGGTGTGGGGTGTCGGCATCGACGAGAACATCGTGAGCGCCTCGATCAAGGCCGTGACGAGCGCCGTCAACCGCGCGCGCTGA